The nucleotide window TTTCTTCTGTAGTTGTTAGAAATCAAAATAGAAAAAGAAAACATGTCTGATATTGTAAAAGAATTCAATGATTATCGTTCTAAGATGAATGATAAAATCCTTTCGGATAACAATAAAATTGTAAAACGCATTTTTAATTTAGACACCAATGCCTTTGCAGAAGGTGTTTTAGACAAAAAAACCAAAGAATTATTAGGTTTAGTTGCATCTACAGTGCTTAGATGCGATGATTGCGTGAAATATCATTTAGAAGCATCTTACAACGAAGGGTTGAGTAAAGCCGAGGTTAGTGAAGCCTTAGGCATAGCTACCTTAATTGGTGGAACCATTGTAATACCGCACTTAAGAAGGGCTCATGAATACTGGGAAGCTCTTGAGAACCAAGGTTAAACTTTTTATAAAAATAAGACTAAAATAAGCCATTCTGTATGAATTTGTTATTTTTAGCGTTCTTAGAAATAGTATGAAGTTACGCGCAGAAAATTTAATGAAGTCCTACAGCGGACGAAAAGTTGTAAAAGACGTTTCCCTTGAGGTGAATCAAGGTGAAATTGTAGGTTTACTTGGGCCTAATGGTGCTGGTAAAACCACTTCATTTTATATGATAGTTGGTATTATTAAACCTAATGGTGGAAATATCTATTTAGATAACACAAACATTACCAAATACCCAATGTATAAGCGTGCACAAAATGGTATTGGTTATTTGGCACAAGAAGCTTCTGTTTTTAGAAAATTAAGTATTGAAGATAATATTTTGAGCGTGCTTCAGCTGACTAAACTAAGCAAAAAAGAACAGTATGAAAAAATGGAATCTCTAATTGAAGAGTTTGGTCTTGGTCATATAAGAACCAACCGTGGAGATTTGCTCTCTGGTGGAGAGCGTCGTCGTACCGAAATTGCTCGTGCGCTCGCTACAGACCCAAGCTTTATATTGTTAGATGAACCCTTTGCAGGTGTAGATCCCGTTGCGGTAGAAGATATTCAGCGTATTGTGGCTAAACTCACCAAAAAGAATATCGGTATTCTTATTACAGACCATAACGTACAAGAAACACTTGCCATTACAGACAGAACTTACCTGATGTTTGAAGGTGGCATCCTAAAAGCTGGAAAACCAGAAGAGCTTGCCAGTGATGAAATGGTGCGTAAAGTATACCTTGGGCAAAACTTTGAACTTCGTAAAAAGAAATTAGAATTTTAAGCTTAAGCTAATTTCTTTAATTTTCTTCTAAGCCTTTTAAAGCCTAAAATGAGTAAATATACTATTGCAGATTGTATAAAAAGATTTACAATCCAAAATATAGCTCTTATGTATAAACTTTCATTGACATAAAATGGTAAATTTCTGTGAATACCACTTATTGGCAAACTAAAAACAGCAATTACCACATTTGTAATTGAGGTAAGATCACTCCTAATTTTTGTTAACTGAACGTCCAAAAAGACAATCGAAAATTGAATCACCATTAGTGTAAAAAAAACGATGAGAAACGGTCTGAGCTTAAGCTTTTTTTTCATTTTTCTGTGATTTCTTGTTTTATTAATTTTTTTTGATAGCGTCCTTGTACAACATCTACTACAACCAATACTGCAATAACAAAATAGAATGTTGTTTTACTCATCGGTACAATCTCATTTCCAAAAATTTTGAGGTGTGCTAAATGGCCCCCTTCTGTAATAAGCATAATACCAACAATGAATAAAATAAACAATCCTAGTACTTCATACATTCTATTTTTGGATAGAAAAGTAGATATTTTATTAGCAAAAATTAACATCAAAAGACCACTTGCTATTATAGCTATTGCCATAACGATGAAAGCTGTTGTTGCGTTTTCTATCTCGCGTGTTAACCCAATAGCTGCCAATATAGAATCGAAAGAAAAAACCAAGTTCATAATAACTATACTCACTACAACAGCATTGGCCGACTTAGACCCTTTACCTGTGGCCATCTGATCTATAGTGAGCTCTTTTGTAGAGATCATGTGCCAAATCTCTTTTATTGCGGTATATATAATAAAACCACCACCTGCTAAAACTATTAAGCTATGACCATTAAAGGCAAACTCTAAAACGTCCTCGATATGGCCAGTTAAAAATGAAAATGGTTCTTGAAAATATTTTATCAGTGATACTAATACAAATAGCAGAACAATTCTCAATACAATAGCTATGAGTATACCTACCTTTCTTACTCGTTTTTGTTCACTTAAGGGTGCTTTTTTAGATTCTAAAGAGATGTAAAGCAAATTATCAAACCCGAGTACTGCCTGAAGCATTACCAGCATTAAGAGCGTAAAAATAACTTGTGCCATTTTTTGGTGATGTGTTTGTTATTTAGTTAATAGCGTTTTTAGTAATTAAAGATAAAATGATGTAAAGAGCTATAATTATTGGTATTGCGGCAAATTGAAGCACCACCAATAGCACTAAACTTGTAATTAAAAATAGATATCTTACTGCGTTACTCTCAAAGCTCCAATCTTTAAATTTTAGGGCAAACAATTTTATGTTAGAATTTAGGAGATAGCAACTAATAAGTGTCAGTGCAATTAAAAACCATTTATTAATAATGATGGTGTTCATCAAATCATTATTCTGATATTCTAAAATAAGTGGTAATGATAAAATAAGTAATGTATTAGCCGGCACAGGCAATCCCTTAAAATAGGTTTGCTGGTCTTCGTCTAAATTAAACTTGGCCAGTCTATATGCTGATCCTAATGGAATTAAAAGACCAATTAAAGGTGTATAGGAAATGTTAAATGCTTTCCAATACATTGTATCAGTCCAACTTTCTTCGTAAGTTAAAATATCATTAACGCCTACTGACCATGCTATTAATTTAAGCATAACAATACCAGGCACTACACCACTCGTTACGAGATCTGCTAAAGAATCTAACTGAATACCTAAAGGACTTTGCACACCTAATTTTCTTGCTAAAAGACCATCAAAAAAATCAAAAAAGATACCTAAAAACACAAAAAAAGCAGCCACAATAAAATTACCATGTACTGCAAATATTATAGCGATACATCCTGAAAATAAATTTAGAAGTGTAACTATATTAGGAATGTGCCGCTTAAAACTCATAAATATAATTTTTGTAAAAATATAAAAGTATTTGAGCTTAGCTTATTATTTTTTTCAAATTGTGCCCATTACAGAACAATAAGAAGACATTTTTACAGTTAAATACATAGAAAAATTGTGCATATTTGTAAAAAATTTTGCTGTTGAAAAATTACGTCGTAATTCTCTTAACGCTTATTACCACTTTCGCTTATACGCAAACGACAAGAAAATATTCTAATGAATTTATGAATATTGGTGTAGATGCGGCTGCTTTAGGGATGAGTAATGCTGTGGTCTCGCAAACTGCAGATGTTAATTCTGGATATTGGAATCCGGCTGGACTAGTACATCTTGAAGATAACCAACTCGCCCTAATGCACTCTAGCTATTTTGCAAATATTGCTAACTATAACTACATTGCTTATGGCATGGCTTTGGACAAACGCAGTGCCGTTGCAGTTTCTCTTATTAGATTTGGAGTTGACGATATCTTAGACACTACACAATTAATCGATGATGAAGGTAATATAAACTATGATAGAATAAGCACCTTCTCTACTGCAGACTATGGATTAACCTTCTCTTATGCAAGAAAATTACCTTTAGATGGGCTTAATTTTGGTGTAAACGCAAAAATAATTCGTCGAATTATTGGCGACTTTGCATCCTCTTGGGGATTTGGATTAGATGCTGGTATTCAGTTTGAAAACAAATCGGGTTGGAAATTTGGCTTTATGGCTAGAGACATTACAACCACATACAACACATGGTCCATTAACGAGGAAAAGTTTGAACAAATAAGCGGTGCCGTTGAAGGACAAAACCAGGAGCTACCAGAAACCACAGAAATTACAATACCAAAATTAGAATTAGGAATGTCTAAAAAATGGATTTTTAATTATGATTATTCCTTACTCGCTGCCGCAAATCTTAATGTACGCTTTGAAGAAAATAACGATATTATTTCAACATCTTTTGCAAGCATAAACCCTGCCTTAGGGTTTGAGTTTGGATATACAGATTTGGTTTTTTTGAGAGGTGGTGTTGGTAATTTTCAAAATGAATTACAAATAGATAATTCTGAAAATTTAACGTTTCAGCCAAATTTTGGGGTTGGGTTTAAATACAAAGGCATACAAATAGATTATGCATTTACAGATATTGGCGACCAAAGTGCGGCACTCTATTCTAATGTATTTTCACTAAAAATAGATTTTAGTATTTTTAGGTAGTTAATCAGAGCTCATGAAAATAAAACTATCGCTATTAGCATGTTTCATTCTTTCTATTTCTTTTGCATTTCAATTTCAGTTATCTAACGATGCCGAAGTGTCCGTTTTAACCTTTGGACCAGGTAAAAGCCTAAATGATGCGTTTGGCCATAATGCTTTTAGAATAAAAGACAAAGCTAAAGGTATAGATATTGTGTATGGCTACGGACAATATGATTTTGATGCGCCAAATTTTTATTTAAAATTTGCTAGAGGAAAACTCAATTACCTTATAAGCAGACACTTTTTTGATGATATTTTTAACTATTACTCACAAGAAAATAGAACCATTAAAGAACAAGTTTTAAACTTATCTAGCCAACAGCAACAAAAACTTTTCGATTATTTAGAAAACAATTATAAACCAGAGAATAGAAAGTATTTGTATGATTTTTTCTATGATAACTGTGCTACAAAAATCAGAGATGTTTTGTCTAAAGTTACCAAAAGTACCGTAAGCTATAAAAGACCTAGTAACTTTGAGCAAAAAACTTTTAGAGCACTTATTTATGAGCATGTAGACAAAAATTCTTGGGGAAGTGTAGGTATTGATATTGCTCTTGGGTCTGTTGTGGATAGAGAAGCTTCTGCTTATGAATATATGTTTTTACCAAAGTATATTTATTCTTTTTTTGAAGTTTCTAAAATTAACGGAGAAGCTAATTTGGTAACGTCTGAGTCCATACTTTTTAAAAAAAGAGAAGAAAAACAGACTTCTACTTTCCTCTTAAGTCCATTTATTTTTTTTGGACTGCTCTCAATTGTTATTTTGCTTATAACATTTAAAGACCTTAAACAACGCAAACGTACAAAATGGTTAGATATTTTGCTTTTTGCTATTACTGGTCTAATAGGTGTTGTTTTATTGTTTTTATGGTTTGCAACAGACCATACAGCAACTTGGCAAAATTACAATCTACTTTGGGCTTTTCCTTTCAATATTTTGGTTATTGGACAATTACTAAAAAACAAAATTAAAAACTGGTTTAAAGGTTACCTTAAATTCCTCATTATAATGCTTTGCCTTATGACTCTACATTGGATTATTGGTGTACAGGTATTTGCCATTACTATAATTCCCTTACTTATAGCATTGGTAATACGCTATATCTATTTAGTGAAATTCTACAACAAATAGGATTACTGACCTCTGTAGTATAAAATGGTACTAAGTGTTTTTATAGCAATATTAAAATCTAAGAATATACTTCTGTGCTTAATGTAGTATAAATCGTATTGTAATTTAGTAAGACTATCATCTATTGATGATCCATATCTTGTTTTAACCTGAGCCCAACCTGTGAGACCAGGTTTAATAATATGTCTTGTTTCATAAAATGGTATAATGCGTGATAGTTCATTTACAAAGAAAGGACGCTCAGGTCTTGGTCCAATAACACTCATATCGCCTTTTAACACATTATAAAACTGAGGTATTTCATCTAGACGAGATCTTCTTAAAAACTTACCAAACTTAGTAATACGTTTATCATTTTTCTTTGCCCATTTAACACCGTCTTTTTCGGCATTAACAATCATTGTTCGAAGTTTAAGGATTTTAAATGGCTTTCCGTTTCTACCAACGCGCTCCTGGGTGTATAGTAGTGGTCCTTTATTTCCTATTATATTTCCAATTAATATAATTGGTAAAATGACCATACCAATGAATAGACCTGTAATTGCTAATAAAATATCGAAAGCTCTTTGAAAAAAGATATACAGTTTATTTTCATTACTTCTGCTAAAGGGAAAGTATTTGTAAAAATCCTTACCAACAAACTGAATTGGGACTCTATGCAAAAGTTCTTCATATACCTGGGTGTACTCTCTTATTTTAAAACCTCGCTCTAACAGCATCATAAGATCGTGATAGACCTCTGCTATAATAGCTTCTGAGTTAAAACTGGCCACCAACACTTCAGATATTCTTTCTTTCTCTATTACATTGAGAAAATCTTTAGATTCATACTCTTTTAGACCCTTAAATTTTACAGACTCTGGTGTAGAGGCTTCACTGTTTATAAAACCAATAATTTTATAGTTTGGATCTGTTGTATTTAGAGCTCTAACCAAACCATCTATATTAGATATTTCGCCAACTAAAAGAACCCGTTTATAAAATCTTGGCGATTCAATGAGGTTAATATATACCAAGCGCCACAGTAAAATGGAAATAATTAGGGCTAGATAGAAATAGACAATCTGAATACGTTTCTCGGGCAAGTTGGGCGATAAAACTGGTGTTAATAGATAAAATAGAACAACTGTAGAGGTTGTAATAACTACGTTTCTAAAAGTTGTGTCAAATTTACTGGCTTTTTGAAGGTCGTAAAGTTCAAAAATGGTTCCAAAAATGATAAGGTAGATTCCCAATAATGTTAAAGAAATTACGTTTTCGGCATCAAAGCGCAAATATTCAAACTTAGGGTATAAATGTAAGACATATAGGGCAAGGATTACCATGACAATATCCATGATTCTTAGAAGAATCTTTCGTTCTGATACTTCAAAATGGATGCCTTTCTTATGGGCCATGATTGGTTAATTGGTAGTGTAAATATACTAACATCAATTGATTTTTATCTTCAAATTAAGACAAAAGCCTTTTCCATTGAGCTCTTATCTCTTTCCAATCAAAATTTTCTACTTTTTTACGCGCGTTTATTACCAATTTATCTTTAAAATTTTTGTTTTGTTTTAATTTTATGATCGCATCTACCATTGCGTTTACATCATTTGGTGAAACTAAGATGCCTTCTTTGTTGTGAGTTATTAAAAAAGGTAAACCACCTACGTTGGTTGAAACTACGGGTAAGCCTAGTGCCATTGCTTCAATAACACTTACTGGCGTATTATCAAAATTTGTGGTATTGATAAAAATATTATAGTCTTTAGAGCGCTCAACCCATTCGTTTTTTGGTAGTTTTCCTGTGAACTTTACATTAAGATTGAGTTTTTTAACTAATTGTTTGGTTTCATTTAAACTACCATCACTATCTGGTCCTACCATACATAGCTGAGCATCGTGTCCTTTTTTTGTAAGGCTATCTAGTATTAAAACAGCTAATTTTGGGTTATAAATTTTAGAAAACGATCTTAACCAGAATAATTTAATATGTTCTATGTTTCTATTAAAAAACTCAAAATCATTTATTTCTATGGTATTAGGAATAAATTCAACATTTTGATAACCAAAGCTTTGAAAACGTTCTTTTAAGAAATTTGAAGGCGATACTAACTTATACGCATTACCAAAAATCATTCTACTCATTTTTGGGTTTTCTTTTAAACGTTTTTCAAGATTTCCACCATGTAGAATTGGGATATAATTTATTCTTAGCATTCTACACATCTGACTGATTATAAATGCATAGTAAAAATTTAAGGTGCTGTAGGTATCTATAAGTACGAAATCTGTTTTTCTGCAATGTCTTAAAACTAAAAATACCATATCTAATAGTCTTAAAACTATGTTTTGTTTATCAGATGCGGTTTTTACTTCGCAGAATTGCCTTAAACGAAAACTTAATGTTTCTACAGAAGTTGCGTTTTTACCCTTTTGAGACAAGGCGTTTCCTATGTAAAATAGTCTTATCATCAATAATATTTAACAGTGACAAAGCGTATACAAAACCTGGTGCTGCCAAACGCATTGCAGAATGGTTTATTGTAGCAAACCAAAAAACTAAAAAGGCATAAAAGAATATATTATTGGTAGACCTTTCCCTTATACTTAAGGGCTTAAATATGAGGATACATATTATTAGTATACCAAATATTCCGTGTTCAGACAATAATCTACTAATTTCATTATGCGAGGCAATAATTTGTCCTTCTTTATCTAACCTAATTTTTTTCATACCGCTAGCTCCAACACCAAGAAAAGGTTCGTTCATAAACCCTTCTAACTCATTAAAAAACAGATCTGCGCGACCTGTTGTAAGATCTTCTTTAGATCGCCCAGCGGCATCTTGGTTAGAATAACGCTTTTCTATAAGGTCATTGGTTTGGTTTTTGCTCAATAGCCATGAGAATGCACCAAAAAAGCAAAATAACAAAAAGGTGAATATAATACGCTGCTTTTGCTTGTAACCTGATTTTAGGTATAAGAAAAATAAGAATATAACAATCATTAAAAGTGCCGTAAGGACACCACCACGACTAAAAGTTACTAAAGCTCTAAATGATATTGCCAAAATTATAACTCCGTTTACTAATTTTAATAATAGTGTTGGAGAGTTTAAAAAGAAGCGTACCGTAAACGCAAAAATACCAAGTCCCAGAATGGTAGAAACCTGATTAGGTCCAAAACCACCAGAAGCAGCAAAATTTGATGCTGTACTAGATATTATTTCTTTTATGGTGGGTGAATACAAGAAAAGGTATGTTGTCATTGATACTATGGGTAGCCCTATGTACTTAATAATATCTAATAATTCGGATTTTTTTATGGGTTTATCATAACAATATAAAGCACTAATTCCTAAACACACTGGACCACTTAATACAAACGCTACGGAACTTCTAAACCGTAAGTCATAACCAAGATTAACAGATGCCAAAACAACGGCTGGCACTAGAGCTATAAGATAAAAAAAGTATGGGTAAGCTTTGTTAGAAATACCAGAGTAAAACATACCAAAAATAGCAAACAGTATTACTAAATATTTAGAGATTTCATAGAAAAGGCCACCACCAGTCATTCTAAAAAGGGACTCACCAGAAATAATGTAACAACAAGCAAATAAAACTGTTATGGTTTTTTTAGATTCTTTAGCTGTAATGATCCTTATAAAAAAGAAAACAATAACAGCTAGATAAAAGGGTTGTCTTAATATTGGTAAGGCATAAATTAATACACCTATGACAATATGTAAAACCACTAAACCAATATAATTTATCTCTTTATCCATTAGTTGTTATATACTCCTAATACTAATTTTAATGTGGCAAATTGAGAGTACTTATTATAAACCGTATCTCTAAGCGCCAAGCCCATGTTTTTTGACTCAATTTTGTTAGTTATGAGATCTTCTAAGGCTTTCGCTAAAGCCACAGAATTTTCTTTTGGAACCAATAGACCAGAAAGGCCAGACCTAACAACCTTCTTACAATCGCCAACATTTGTTGCCGCTACGGCTAACCTAGCTTCACCGTATTCTAAAAGTGCTAAAGGTAAACCCTCTGACTTAGAAGACAAAACACCTATATTACAATGCGATAACATTGCTTTAACGTCCGCGCAACTACCATAAAAAAATACTTTGTGAGATAGTTGTAAGCTCTTTACTAAACTATATACTTTTTTTGAATAATCATCATTAAAGCTTGCTCCAACACAATGTAATGTATATTCTGGAAATTTCTTCTCTATTTTACTAAAGGCTTCAATAAGATTGAAATGGTCTTTTTGTGGTCTTAAGTTTGCCAAACAAACAATTCTTTTTCCTCGTTGTCCTTTTAACTTGGTTTTTAATAATGAATGTTTCTCAAATATTATAAAGTTTGGAAGATAGCTTACAGATGAGTTATTTAAGTGTTTTTTTGCCCATTGAAGTAACGTATCGTTTACTGCAAAACTATGAGAAAAGAAATAGGAGCATAACTTTAGAATGCTTCTAGGTCTTTTTGATAGATATTCACTATCACCGTAATGATCGTGCCATATAACTTTTATATTATTTAAGAATAAACTCACGAGTGTTGCTAAAAAAAAAGAACTAGAATGCGCATGGATAATATTTATTTTTTCACTCTTTATAAAAGCATGTAATCTTAGCATTGCTTTAATATCGAAAGTTCCTTTCTTTTTTAAAAATAAAAACCTAACATCTTTGTCTAAACTTTCTTTTAATAGTCCTTCTTTACGGGTTGCACATAAATAAGAGGCGTCTACGCTACCAGATAATGCATTAGCTAAATTAACGGCCATGCGCTCTGCGCCGCCAGCATCTAAGGTATCTATTAATTGAAGTACTCGCATTAGTTATTAACTAATTTACTAATTTCTAACTCTAGCTTATCAACAGTATATTGTTGAGACCATTCTAGTGCTTTTTTTGATAATTGATTTAGATGTAAATCGCCTTTTTCAAGTTCATCTATAATAATTTTTACAGCACTATCGGCGCTTGGCTCAATTAATATACCACGCTTACCAAAATCTAAAATCCAAGGCAAACATGAAATTTTTGTAGAAATCGGTATGGCACCAAAAAACATACCCTCAGCTATGGCTTTAGGCCATCCCTCACTTTTTGATGGTAAAATTGTGAAGTGTGCATTGAGTAAACATTGCTTTACTTGCTCCTTTGGTTGATTTCCGTAAATAAATACCGCATCTTCAAGGCCATGTGATTTAATATAAGACTTAGCATCATCTATTAAAGGCCCATCTCCAAACATATGTAGTTCTGAACTAAATCCATTATGTATAAGAGCTTCAATAATCTTTATTGTTAACAAGGGTCTTTTACCCGTAACCATCGCGCCTGTAAAAACAAATTTTAAGTGGCCTGAAAAATCTCGTTTTTTATACTCAATTTTTTCAGACTCATTATATGTAGCAGACATAAATGGAACGACATAGCTTGATTTATCTTTCCAATCACCATATACTAAGACTTTCATATTCTTGGTTAACAAGGTATTACTCAACAACCATTTCTGAAAACGATAGCCCATTGGTTGATTACTTTTAGGGTCCCAATTACCAGCATACTTAGTAGTCTTGTTTTTTTTAGGGTAAAAGACTTGAATTAAAGCTGCAACGGCAGATACATTACTCGGACAACGAAAATGTAAATGATCTGCACGTTGCATTGCCTTGGCCATTTTATATACCATGAGAGGCAAGTTAAGGACTAGTTTTATTACTCCTAAGATTGATTTTATATTAAACACCGGAACCTCTAGAAGCTCTACATTGTTATGAGCATAAGGTTTTTCTAACCTATCTATGTCTTTAGACTTACTAAAGCATCCAACTACTATGATGTTTTCAAAATGACTGGACCACATATTTATTTCACTTACATAGGGACTGTAACCATAGAGCTTACCTTCTTTTTTTTTGTGGGTTACTAAAGTGAAAATTGCTAATGTTCTCGGTCTATTTTTCAATTATTGGGTTTTTTAACTATTAATTTTGGGTTTAGAAACTATCAACTTCAACA belongs to Winogradskyella sp. J14-2 and includes:
- a CDS encoding carboxymuconolactone decarboxylase family protein — encoded protein: MSDIVKEFNDYRSKMNDKILSDNNKIVKRIFNLDTNAFAEGVLDKKTKELLGLVASTVLRCDDCVKYHLEASYNEGLSKAEVSEALGIATLIGGTIVIPHLRRAHEYWEALENQG
- the lptB gene encoding LPS export ABC transporter ATP-binding protein, with translation MKLRAENLMKSYSGRKVVKDVSLEVNQGEIVGLLGPNGAGKTTSFYMIVGIIKPNGGNIYLDNTNITKYPMYKRAQNGIGYLAQEASVFRKLSIEDNILSVLQLTKLSKKEQYEKMESLIEEFGLGHIRTNRGDLLSGGERRRTEIARALATDPSFILLDEPFAGVDPVAVEDIQRIVAKLTKKNIGILITDHNVQETLAITDRTYLMFEGGILKAGKPEELASDEMVRKVYLGQNFELRKKKLEF
- a CDS encoding TerC family protein, translating into MAQVIFTLLMLVMLQAVLGFDNLLYISLESKKAPLSEQKRVRKVGILIAIVLRIVLLFVLVSLIKYFQEPFSFLTGHIEDVLEFAFNGHSLIVLAGGGFIIYTAIKEIWHMISTKELTIDQMATGKGSKSANAVVVSIVIMNLVFSFDSILAAIGLTREIENATTAFIVMAIAIIASGLLMLIFANKISTFLSKNRMYEVLGLFILFIVGIMLITEGGHLAHLKIFGNEIVPMSKTTFYFVIAVLVVVDVVQGRYQKKLIKQEITEK
- a CDS encoding CDP-alcohol phosphatidyltransferase family protein, encoding MSFKRHIPNIVTLLNLFSGCIAIIFAVHGNFIVAAFFVFLGIFFDFFDGLLARKLGVQSPLGIQLDSLADLVTSGVVPGIVMLKLIAWSVGVNDILTYEESWTDTMYWKAFNISYTPLIGLLIPLGSAYRLAKFNLDEDQQTYFKGLPVPANTLLILSLPLILEYQNNDLMNTIIINKWFLIALTLISCYLLNSNIKLFALKFKDWSFESNAVRYLFLITSLVLLVVLQFAAIPIIIALYIILSLITKNAIN
- a CDS encoding PorV/PorQ family protein, whose amino-acid sequence is MKNYVVILLTLITTFAYTQTTRKYSNEFMNIGVDAAALGMSNAVVSQTADVNSGYWNPAGLVHLEDNQLALMHSSYFANIANYNYIAYGMALDKRSAVAVSLIRFGVDDILDTTQLIDDEGNINYDRISTFSTADYGLTFSYARKLPLDGLNFGVNAKIIRRIIGDFASSWGFGLDAGIQFENKSGWKFGFMARDITTTYNTWSINEEKFEQISGAVEGQNQELPETTEITIPKLELGMSKKWIFNYDYSLLAAANLNVRFEENNDIISTSFASINPALGFEFGYTDLVFLRGGVGNFQNELQIDNSENLTFQPNFGVGFKYKGIQIDYAFTDIGDQSAALYSNVFSLKIDFSIFR
- a CDS encoding DUF4105 domain-containing protein, yielding MKIKLSLLACFILSISFAFQFQLSNDAEVSVLTFGPGKSLNDAFGHNAFRIKDKAKGIDIVYGYGQYDFDAPNFYLKFARGKLNYLISRHFFDDIFNYYSQENRTIKEQVLNLSSQQQQKLFDYLENNYKPENRKYLYDFFYDNCATKIRDVLSKVTKSTVSYKRPSNFEQKTFRALIYEHVDKNSWGSVGIDIALGSVVDREASAYEYMFLPKYIYSFFEVSKINGEANLVTSESILFKKREEKQTSTFLLSPFIFFGLLSIVILLITFKDLKQRKRTKWLDILLFAITGLIGVVLLFLWFATDHTATWQNYNLLWAFPFNILVIGQLLKNKIKNWFKGYLKFLIIMLCLMTLHWIIGVQVFAITIIPLLIALVIRYIYLVKFYNK
- a CDS encoding sugar transferase, which gives rise to MAHKKGIHFEVSERKILLRIMDIVMVILALYVLHLYPKFEYLRFDAENVISLTLLGIYLIIFGTIFELYDLQKASKFDTTFRNVVITTSTVVLFYLLTPVLSPNLPEKRIQIVYFYLALIISILLWRLVYINLIESPRFYKRVLLVGEISNIDGLVRALNTTDPNYKIIGFINSEASTPESVKFKGLKEYESKDFLNVIEKERISEVLVASFNSEAIIAEVYHDLMMLLERGFKIREYTQVYEELLHRVPIQFVGKDFYKYFPFSRSNENKLYIFFQRAFDILLAITGLFIGMVILPIILIGNIIGNKGPLLYTQERVGRNGKPFKILKLRTMIVNAEKDGVKWAKKNDKRITKFGKFLRRSRLDEIPQFYNVLKGDMSVIGPRPERPFFVNELSRIIPFYETRHIIKPGLTGWAQVKTRYGSSIDDSLTKLQYDLYYIKHRSIFLDFNIAIKTLSTILYYRGQ
- a CDS encoding glycosyltransferase family 4 protein, which gives rise to MIRLFYIGNALSQKGKNATSVETLSFRLRQFCEVKTASDKQNIVLRLLDMVFLVLRHCRKTDFVLIDTYSTLNFYYAFIISQMCRMLRINYIPILHGGNLEKRLKENPKMSRMIFGNAYKLVSPSNFLKERFQSFGYQNVEFIPNTIEINDFEFFNRNIEHIKLFWLRSFSKIYNPKLAVLILDSLTKKGHDAQLCMVGPDSDGSLNETKQLVKKLNLNVKFTGKLPKNEWVERSKDYNIFINTTNFDNTPVSVIEAMALGLPVVSTNVGGLPFLITHNKEGILVSPNDVNAMVDAIIKLKQNKNFKDKLVINARKKVENFDWKEIRAQWKRLLS
- a CDS encoding O-antigen ligase family protein, which translates into the protein MDKEINYIGLVVLHIVIGVLIYALPILRQPFYLAVIVFFFIRIITAKESKKTITVLFACCYIISGESLFRMTGGGLFYEISKYLVILFAIFGMFYSGISNKAYPYFFYLIALVPAVVLASVNLGYDLRFRSSVAFVLSGPVCLGISALYCYDKPIKKSELLDIIKYIGLPIVSMTTYLFLYSPTIKEIISSTASNFAASGGFGPNQVSTILGLGIFAFTVRFFLNSPTLLLKLVNGVIILAISFRALVTFSRGGVLTALLMIVIFLFFLYLKSGYKQKQRIIFTFLLFCFFGAFSWLLSKNQTNDLIEKRYSNQDAAGRSKEDLTTGRADLFFNELEGFMNEPFLGVGASGMKKIRLDKEGQIIASHNEISRLLSEHGIFGILIICILIFKPLSIRERSTNNIFFYAFLVFWFATINHSAMRLAAPGFVYALSLLNIIDDKTILHRKRLVSKG
- a CDS encoding glycosyltransferase — encoded protein: MRVLQLIDTLDAGGAERMAVNLANALSGSVDASYLCATRKEGLLKESLDKDVRFLFLKKKGTFDIKAMLRLHAFIKSEKINIIHAHSSSFFLATLVSLFLNNIKVIWHDHYGDSEYLSKRPRSILKLCSYFFSHSFAVNDTLLQWAKKHLNNSSVSYLPNFIIFEKHSLLKTKLKGQRGKRIVCLANLRPQKDHFNLIEAFSKIEKKFPEYTLHCVGASFNDDYSKKVYSLVKSLQLSHKVFFYGSCADVKAMLSHCNIGVLSSKSEGLPLALLEYGEARLAVAATNVGDCKKVVRSGLSGLLVPKENSVALAKALEDLITNKIESKNMGLALRDTVYNKYSQFATLKLVLGVYNN
- a CDS encoding glycosyltransferase, producing MKNRPRTLAIFTLVTHKKKEGKLYGYSPYVSEINMWSSHFENIIVVGCFSKSKDIDRLEKPYAHNNVELLEVPVFNIKSILGVIKLVLNLPLMVYKMAKAMQRADHLHFRCPSNVSAVAALIQVFYPKKNKTTKYAGNWDPKSNQPMGYRFQKWLLSNTLLTKNMKVLVYGDWKDKSSYVVPFMSATYNESEKIEYKKRDFSGHLKFVFTGAMVTGKRPLLTIKIIEALIHNGFSSELHMFGDGPLIDDAKSYIKSHGLEDAVFIYGNQPKEQVKQCLLNAHFTILPSKSEGWPKAIAEGMFFGAIPISTKISCLPWILDFGKRGILIEPSADSAVKIIIDELEKGDLHLNQLSKKALEWSQQYTVDKLELEISKLVNN